The Leucoraja erinacea ecotype New England chromosome 19, Leri_hhj_1, whole genome shotgun sequence genome has a segment encoding these proteins:
- the LOC129706550 gene encoding transcription factor Spi-C-like produces the protein MSKVFFIFVCSQSCWGQDSYSPLFNDAFEVIHHQQPPPFHQEPPLQYIRSKYLTPLPPPAAGGVEFIGHQITLSRWVTLFPSRPGPPPHSMHSLQHHPDAGSTPYQILDIQPQRLHDMVDFNMDSTKLMYESGVQIPNYYPESHIPDFFIPRQGKGRKRLRLYEFLSESLRDSEMSDCIQWVDRKSGVFQFISKNKEKVAEMWGRRKGNRKTMTYQKMARALRNYSRTGEIVKVRRKLTYRFDAQLLQRLGAEAASPYPLTDQQHYTCEHWHYNCTYNELLQEGAT, from the exons ATGAGTAAAgttttctttatttttgtttgttctcagagttgttggggacaagaCAGCTACAGCCCACTCTTCAATGATGCCTTTGAGGTGATACATCACCAACAACCCCCGCCCTTCCACCAAGAACCCCCTCTCCAGTATATTCGAAGCAAGTATCTCACTCCTTTACCTCCGCCGGCCGCCGGTGGAGTTGAGTTTATTGGGCACCAGATAACGTTGTCGCGTTGGGTAACCCTCTTCCCTTCTCGTCCAGGTCCTCCTCCGCACTCCATGCACAGCCTCCAGCACCACCCGGACGCGGGGTCTACGCCGTACCAAATCCTAGACATCCAACCCCAGCGACTCCACGACATG GTGGATTTCAACATGGATAGCACCAAGCTGATGTACGAGAGCGGGGTCCAGATCCCAAACTATTACCCAGAGAGTCACATTCCGGATTTCTTCATCCCAAGGCAAGGGAAAG GCAGAAAGAGGCTTCGCCTGTACGAGTTCCTGAGCGAATCCCTGCGTGACTCGGAGATGTCCGACTGTATCCAGTGGGTGGACAGGAAGAGCGGGGTCTTCCAGTTCATCTCCAAGAACAAGGAGAAGGTGGCCGAGATGTGGGGCCGGAGGAAGGGCAACCGCAAAACCATGACCTACCAGAAGATGGCCCGGGCCCTGAGGAACTACAGCCGCACCGGTGAGATCGTCAAAGTCCGCAGGAAGCTCACCTACCGCTTCGATGCCCAGTTGTTGCAGAGACTGGGAGCGGAGGCGGCCTCCCCCTACCCGCTCACTGACCAGCAGCACTACACCTGTGAGCACTggcactacaactgcacctacaacgAGCTGTTGCAGGAGGGTGCCACGTGA